The genomic stretch GCTGGTGTAGGGCGAGGGCAAAAGCACGGCCAGGACGTTCTCCGGTCCCAGGGCCTCGGCGGCGATGGCCGCGGTCAGGGCCGAGTCGATCCCGCCGGACAGACCCAGCAGGGCCTTGCTGAAGCCGATTTTATGGAGGTAGTCCCGAACACCCAGGACCAGGGCGTTCCAGATTTCCTCTTCCCGTGAGCCGTCGCCGGTTGGCGCTGCCATGGCGGCGGGCGCTATCGATCCCAGGTTCGGGCCAACGGTAACCGCGAGACGGTCGGCTCGCCGAGGCGCGGAGCCGACAGTGCCCATTTCAATGCCCACCACGACCAGGTCTTCTGTAAAGGCCGCGGCCGTGGCGGTTTGCCCGCCTTTGGCGTCGAAGGCGCAACTCCGTCCGTCGAAAATCAGGTCGTCGTTGCCGCCCACCTGATTGACGTAGACCAGAGGCAGGCGGTGTTTTGCGGCCATCTCCGCCAGCATGCGCAGCCGGAAGCCGTGTTTCTCCAGATGGAACGGAGACGCGGAAAGGTTGACGATGCAGTGGACGCGTTGCTCGGCCAGCAGTTGCACCGGATCTACCCGGTAGCGCCGGGACGTCCAGAAGTCCTTGTCGTTCCAGATGTCCTCGCAGATGGTCACCCCGATCCGTCGACCGTCCAGCTCAAACCAGCCCGGGGCGTCGAAGGGTTCGAAATAGCGGTCCTCGTCAAAAACGTCGTACGTGGGCAGGAGGGTCTTGTGAAAAACGCCCTGGATTTCGCCGTCCCGCAACAGGGCCGCGCAGTTCCAGAGCGGGCGGCCCTGTCCGGAGGCGTTGGGCTCGGCCAGCCCCACCAGTACCGGCGGAGCATCGGCCAGGTCCCGACCCAGGGCGCGCAGCACGGTCCAGCTGGTTTCGATGAAGCCCTTGTTCAGCAGCAGATCCCGGGGCGGGTAGCCCAGCAGGGACAGTTCCGAGGTGACGCACAGGGCCGCGTTTTGCCGGGCCGCGGCCCGGACAGCGTCGGCGATCTTACGGGCGTTTCCGTCCAGGTCGCCGACGGTGGAGTTGTTTTGAAGCAGGGCGATGCGCATGGGGGTGGTGGGTTCAGAGGTTCACGGTTCACGGTTGTCAGGCGTGGGCTCGCGCAAGTGCTCCACCACCTGTTCGGTCAGGTCGTCCATGATCTCGCCGTGATCGAAGTCGGCCAGATGGAGCAGGGCGTGGGTCAGCAGGCGGATGAAATGATCTCGTGGGTCCTGGCCGTAAAGAAAAGCCTCTCGGATTACCGCATCCGCGCTGATGACGATGGAGCCGTTGACCGCGTTCGGATTGGGCGCGAAGTCGGAGGCTGATTCCGTTGGAAAGCTGAGCACGTTGGTCGGGCCCGCTCCGCCCAGGTGCCTTTGGTGCAGGTCCGTGATCCCTCTGTCCGAAGTGATCCGCAGCTCCAACCGCGGTTGGCCGAAAGCGTCGGAAAAAACTTCGGAAGGGTCCCCGGAAAGCCCAGCGACGTCCAGTATCCGGGTTAAGATATCCCGGAGTTCCGCGCGGTTCAACGGGAGGACCGGATGGCGCAGGGTCTCGGCGTCCCTTGCCAGGCTGAATTCAGTGGGCCGGGACAGGGCGGGGCGGGAGAGTTTTCGTCGGTTCGGACTTGGACGGCTTTGATGCGGCATGGATTTCGGGTTTGGGATAGTCGATGCGTTGGTGGAATATTCCGGTCAGGATGCGTTGAAAGGTTTCGCTGAGGATGTTCAGGTCCTTCAGGCTGAGGTCCGATTCGTCCAACTGGCCTTCGTTGAACACGGTGCGCACCTGGTTCTGGATATGGTTGCGCACCCGGCTGGGCGTGGGATCGACCAGGGTTCGACTGGAAGCCTCGATGGCGTCGGCCAGGAGAATGATCCCGGCTTCCTTGCTCTGCGGTTTGGGGCCCGGATACCGGAAGTCGTCTTCCCGGACGCATTCCGTTCCCTTTTCTTCACACATTTTGAGCGCTTTCTGGTAAAAATAGACGATCAGGCGCGTTCCGTGGTGCTGTTGAATCAGGTCCGTGATTTCCGGACCCAGCTTGTGTTCCGTGGCCAGTTCCGCGCCTTTCTTTACGTGAGCGATCAGGATCAGGGCGCTCATGGACGGGGCCAGTTTGTCGTGCCGGTTTTCGCATCCGAACTGGTTCTCAATGAAGTAGTGCGGATTTTTGATCTTGCCGATATCGTGGTACAGGGCCGCGACCTTGGCAAGCAACGGATTGGCGCCCACTGCCTTTGCTCCGGCCTCGGCCATGTTGGCCACGATCAGACAGTGGTGGTAGGTTCCCGGGGCGTTGACCATCAGGGACTGGAGCAAGGGCTGTTCCAGGCTCATCATTTCCAGCAGTTTGAACCGCGAGGTGTAGCCGAACAGATACTCCACAACAGGACTGAAGGCCAGGAGCAGCAGGATGGAGAGTAGGGCCC from Desulfonatronum thiodismutans encodes the following:
- a CDS encoding NAD+ synthase, translating into MRIALLQNNSTVGDLDGNARKIADAVRAAARQNAALCVTSELSLLGYPPRDLLLNKGFIETSWTVLRALGRDLADAPPVLVGLAEPNASGQGRPLWNCAALLRDGEIQGVFHKTLLPTYDVFDEDRYFEPFDAPGWFELDGRRIGVTICEDIWNDKDFWTSRRYRVDPVQLLAEQRVHCIVNLSASPFHLEKHGFRLRMLAEMAAKHRLPLVYVNQVGGNDDLIFDGRSCAFDAKGGQTATAAAFTEDLVVVGIEMGTVGSAPRRADRLAVTVGPNLGSIAPAAMAAPTGDGSREEEIWNALVLGVRDYLHKIGFSKALLGLSGGIDSALTAAIAAEALGPENVLAVLLPSPYTSRASIDDAVSLAANLGVKHLTLPIMDLMRGFDTALSQAFAGYEKDVTEENIQARIRGNLLMALSNKYRAMLLTTGNKSELAVGYCTMYGDMAGGLAVIADVPKTLVYATSHWLNARRGPVIPERILTRPPTAELRPNQTDQDSLPEYDVLDAILERVVQLHRSSEEIIREGFAPEDVRRVVGLIKNAEFKRRQAAPGLKITDVAFGSGWRMPIAARWPI
- the ybeY gene encoding rRNA maturation RNase YbeY — encoded protein: MPHQSRPSPNRRKLSRPALSRPTEFSLARDAETLRHPVLPLNRAELRDILTRILDVAGLSGDPSEVFSDAFGQPRLELRITSDRGITDLHQRHLGGAGPTNVLSFPTESASDFAPNPNAVNGSIVISADAVIREAFLYGQDPRDHFIRLLTHALLHLADFDHGEIMDDLTEQVVEHLREPTPDNREP